The following DNA comes from Gemmatimonadota bacterium.
GTTCAAGACCCGGGGCAGGCCGTCCGCCTTCACGTACACCCGCCGGCCGGGCTTGCTGATGCGCTTGAGCGTGGAAATGATCGATTCGCCCACCGGTCCGTACCTGAGGTAGATCCGGATAATGCCCTGTTTCCCGTCTTCCACCTGGGTATAGTGGCTGATGAACTTGTGGTTCAGCAGGATACGGGCGATTTCCGACTTGACCTTCGAGGCCGGCACTTCGACCCGCTGGTGCTTCGCCTGGCACGCGTTGCGTATCCGGGTCAGCATATCCGCGATCGGATCCGTCATTGACATCTTGCGGTTCTCCCTCTCGAAACAGCCCCGTGCTGCTACCAACTGGCCTTTGTCACACCCGGAATCTCGCCCTGCAGGGCCAGCGTCCGGAAACAGATGCGACAGATGCCGAAGCGGCGCATGTAGGCGCGGGAGCGTCCGCACTGCCTGCAGCGGTGGTACGCGCGCACCTTGTATTTCGGCTTTCTATTCGCCTTTGCGATCAATGACTTCTTGGCCACTCGTCCCCCTCTCGGTCTTTCGAAATTTCCGGCTCCAAACCGGCGGTCCGCAACACGCGGTCCACCTGGTCCGCCCGGTCCACCGGCCCATCCGGTCCACCGGACTATCCTGCTAGCCGGACCCTACACCGGCTGATCCCTGAAGGGCATGCCGAGATGCCTGAGCAGCTCCGCACTCTCTTCGTCGGTTTCCGCCGAAGTTACGATCGTGATGTCCATGCCCCGGAACAGGTCGACCTGGTCGTAGTCGATTTCGGGAAAGATCGTCTGCTCGGTCAAACCGAGGGTATAGTTACCCCGGCCGTCGAACGACCTCGTCGACACGCCGCGGAAGTCGCGGATACGGGGGATCGCCACGTTGATCAGGCGATCGAGAAACTCGTACATGCGGGCGCCCCGGAGGGTCACCCGGCAGCCGACGGGCATGCCTTCCCGTATCTTGAAATTCGAAATGGACTTCCTCGCCCGGGTTACCACGGCCTTCTGCCCGGTAATCGCCGTCAGTTCCGAAACCGCGCTGTCCAGCAGGCTGACGTTCTGCGATCCCTCGCCCACGCCCATGTTCAGGACCACTTTCTCGATCCGCGGCACCTGCATGGTGTTGCCGTAGCCGAAGTGCTGCAGGAGCGCGGGCCTGATCTCGCTGTTGTAATGTTCCTTCAATCTTGCCATGTTCGTATACCCGTTATCCCTCGGCGATCACTTTCACGTTGGATGCGTGCATGGGGGCCTCTTTTTCGAGCCGGCCGCCCTGCGGATTGGTCTGGGTGGGCCGCGTGTGGCGCGTTACGAAGTTCAGCCCCTCCACGATGACCTTGTTCTTTTCCGGCAACACCTTCAGCACCCGTCCGGTCTCGCCGCGGGCATCGCCGGTGAGCACTACGACGGTATCGCCCTTCTTGACATGCATCCCATCAACTCCTTCCCGCCGGCCCTTCACTCGCCGGCCGGCCTTTCACCGGCCTTCCCTTCGCCGGGTATCCCTTCGCCGGGTATCCCTTCGCCGGGTATCCGGACCCTAGAGGACCTCGGGTGCGAGCGAAACGATGCGGGTGTATTCACGCTCGCGCAGTTCCCGGGCGACGGGGCCGAATATGCGCGTACCCCTCGGCTCGCCCTGGTCGTCGATCAGCACGGCCGCGTTCTCGTCGAACCGGATGTAGGTCCCGTCGCGGCGCCGCACTTCCTTGCGGACCCGCACGACCACGGCCTTGACCACCTCGCCCTTCTTCACCGAACCGCCGGGAGCGGCTTCCTTCACCGATCCCACGAACCGGTCGCCCACGCTGGCGTACCGGCGGCCGGTACCGCCCAGGACCTTGATGCAGCGGACCTGCCGGGCGCCCGTATTGTCCGCGACGTTAAGCCAGGTATACTCTTGAATCATCTCGTTTCTTTCCCGTTCGCCGTCTTCCCGTTACAGCGCCATGCCTTTTAGGAAGACTAGACCTGTTCCGCGCGCTGGATGACTTCCGTCAGCCGCCAGCGCTTGTTCTTGCTCAGCGGACGCGTCTCCGTGACCCGGACGATGTCGCCGATCCGGCACGTCTGTTCCTCGTCGTGGACCGTCAGCTTGGTGGTGCGCCGCACGTACCTGCCGTAGAAAGGATGTTTCACCATCCGTTCGACGGCGATGGTGATGGTCTTTTCCATCTTGTTGCTGAGCACGCGTCCCACGCGGTTCTTCCTGTGTCCCCGCTCCTTCATGCGTCTTCTCCCGGATCACCCTGTCCGTCTTCCCGGTTCTCGTCGCCCGCCGCCTGGATGGATCGAATCTGGAGTTCATCCTCGTGCAGGAGCGTAAGAATCCGGGCGATTTCCCGGCGCGACGACGAAATGCGTTTCGCATCCGCCATCTGCCGCGTCGCCTTCTGAAAGTTCAGGTTGAAGATCTCTTCCCTCAATTCGGCCACCCGGTCGCGGAGCTCTGTCTCGGACAGTTGACGAAGTTCGTACAGTTTCATGCCTTCCCTTCCTCGAGCACAGGCCCGCTAGAGGTCTTCGCGGACCACCAGGCGGGTCTTGACCGACAACTTCTGCTGGGCCAGCGCAATGGACTCCCGCGCCATATCGGAGGCCACGCCCCGCAGTTCGAATAGAATGCGTCCGGGCTTCACCACGGCCACCCAGTTTCCGGTGGGGCTGCCCTTGCCTTTTCCCATGCGCGTTTCGGCGGGCTTTTCGGTGAGGACCTTGTCCGGAAAGATCCGGATCCACACCTTGCCGCCGCGCCGCATGTGATGGACCATGGCGATACGGGCCGCTTCGATCTGCCGGTTGGTGATCCAGCCCGGTTCCAGCGCCTGAATACCGTAATCGCCGAATTCCAGCGTGGCGCCGCGCGTCGCGATGCCCGTCATGCGGCCGCGCTGTCTCTTGCGGTACTTCAGTCGCTTCGGCATTAACATCTCGAAATCTCCTCGTATGGTCCCTTAACCGGTCGGGAACTCGGGGGGCAACCAGTCCGTCCTGTATAGCCGCCCGTCCGGTCGCGGACCCGCCCGGCGACCCGTCCTATAGCGTCGCCTGTCCTGCCCCGGCTTCCCCTTCTTCACCCTTGATGATCTCGCCCTTGCAGATCCACACCTTGATGCCGATGCACCCGTAGGTGGTGTGGGCGGTGGACCGTGCGTAGTCGATGTCCGCCCGGAGCGTGTGAAGCGGTACGCGTCCGTCGTTGAAAGACTCGGACCGGGCCATCTCCGCGCCGCCGAGCCGGCCGCCGCAGGTGATCTTGATGCCCTCGGCGCCCATGCGCATGGCCGCGGTGATGGATTTCTTCATGGCCCTGCGGAAACTGATCCGCTGTTCGATCTGCCGGGCGATGCTGTCGCCGATCAACTGGGCGTCCAGTTCCGGACGGCGGATTTCCTGAATGTTGATGTAGATCTCTTTTCCGGTCAAATGCTGGAGTTCATCCCTGAGCTTGTCCACTTCGGCGCCCTTGCGTCCGATCACGATGCCGGGACGGGCCGTGTGTATGGTAATGGTGGCCTTCTGCGGCGCCCGCTCGATTTCGACTTTGGCGATGCCGGCCCGTGAGAGACGGCTCTTGACGTAGCGGCGGATCATGAGGTCTTCCTGGAGCAGATCCGCCATGTTCCGGTCGGAATACCAGTTGGACTGCCAGGTCTTGATCACGCCAAGACGGAAACCTATCGGATGTGTTTTCTGTCCCACTTCGTCAACTCCTGTCGCCGGAACCTTCCGGGTGGATGGCCGTCCGCGCCGGGCCGATCCAGTCCGGGCAGGTCCAGGCTAGTCGGCGACCACCACGGTGATATGGCTGGTGCGCTTCCGGATCGTGGACGCGCTGCCGCGGGGGCCGTAATGGATGCGTTTCATGACCGGACCGCCGTCGACGTAAACGGTCTTGATCTTCAGGTCCTCGATATCCAGCGTGTGTTCGTCGTCCACGTTCATGGCGTTCGCCGTCGCGGAACGCACGGTCTTCTCGAGCGGCCGGGCGCACGCCTTGGGCACGAACTGCAGAATGTTCAGGGCTTCCTGCACGGACCGGCCGCGGATCATGTCC
Coding sequences within:
- the rplP gene encoding 50S ribosomal protein L16 — protein: MLMPKRLKYRKRQRGRMTGIATRGATLEFGDYGIQALEPGWITNRQIEAARIAMVHHMRRGGKVWIRIFPDKVLTEKPAETRMGKGKGSPTGNWVAVVKPGRILFELRGVASDMARESIALAQQKLSVKTRLVVREDL
- the rplN gene encoding 50S ribosomal protein L14, which produces MIQEYTWLNVADNTGARQVRCIKVLGGTGRRYASVGDRFVGSVKEAAPGGSVKKGEVVKAVVVRVRKEVRRRDGTYIRFDENAAVLIDDQGEPRGTRIFGPVARELREREYTRIVSLAPEVL
- the rpsH gene encoding 30S ribosomal protein S8 encodes the protein MSMTDPIADMLTRIRNACQAKHQRVEVPASKVKSEIARILLNHKFISHYTQVEDGKQGIIRIYLRYGPVGESIISTLKRISKPGRRVYVKADGLPRVLNGLGVAILSTPKGIVTDREARQLNTGGEVLCYIW
- a CDS encoding type Z 30S ribosomal protein S14, whose amino-acid sequence is MAKKSLIAKANRKPKYKVRAYHRCRQCGRSRAYMRRFGICRICFRTLALQGEIPGVTKASW
- the rplV gene encoding 50S ribosomal protein L22 → MEARATARQVRGSARKIRQVADMIRGRSVQEALNILQFVPKACARPLEKTVRSATANAMNVDDEHTLDIEDLKIKTVYVDGGPVMKRIHYGPRGSASTIRKRTSHITVVVAD
- the rpsC gene encoding 30S ribosomal protein S3, translated to MGQKTHPIGFRLGVIKTWQSNWYSDRNMADLLQEDLMIRRYVKSRLSRAGIAKVEIERAPQKATITIHTARPGIVIGRKGAEVDKLRDELQHLTGKEIYINIQEIRRPELDAQLIGDSIARQIEQRISFRRAMKKSITAAMRMGAEGIKITCGGRLGGAEMARSESFNDGRVPLHTLRADIDYARSTAHTTYGCIGIKVWICKGEIIKGEEGEAGAGQATL
- the rpsQ gene encoding 30S ribosomal protein S17, yielding MKERGHRKNRVGRVLSNKMEKTITIAVERMVKHPFYGRYVRRTTKLTVHDEEQTCRIGDIVRVTETRPLSKNKRWRLTEVIQRAEQV
- the rpmC gene encoding 50S ribosomal protein L29 — translated: MKLYELRQLSETELRDRVAELREEIFNLNFQKATRQMADAKRISSSRREIARILTLLHEDELQIRSIQAAGDENREDGQGDPGEDA
- the rplE gene encoding 50S ribosomal protein L5; translation: MARLKEHYNSEIRPALLQHFGYGNTMQVPRIEKVVLNMGVGEGSQNVSLLDSAVSELTAITGQKAVVTRARKSISNFKIREGMPVGCRVTLRGARMYEFLDRLINVAIPRIRDFRGVSTRSFDGRGNYTLGLTEQTIFPEIDYDQVDLFRGMDITIVTSAETDEESAELLRHLGMPFRDQPV
- a CDS encoding 50S ribosomal protein L24, whose product is MHVKKGDTVVVLTGDARGETGRVLKVLPEKNKVIVEGLNFVTRHTRPTQTNPQGGRLEKEAPMHASNVKVIAEG